A region of Crenobacter cavernae DNA encodes the following proteins:
- a CDS encoding Gfo/Idh/MocA family oxidoreductase, which produces MVADHRLDAGRLGRVVAFESRFDRYRPQVPVRWRESAVSVGSGLWYDLGPHLIDQARQLFGMPEGIVLTRDMVRDGAEVDDCFRAPLRYPRLQVVLAASALTAEPGARFAVHGTEASYVKHGLDEQEAALKAGRFPPAADWGRDVRHGTLTSWQDGAPVYETVPTRRGDYPAYYAALRDAIRDGSANPVSADDAIAVMTLIEAGCVSAAERREVELSGEGRA; this is translated from the coding sequence ATGGTAGCCGACCACCGGCTGGACGCCGGCCGCCTGGGGCGTGTGGTCGCTTTCGAATCGCGCTTCGACCGTTACCGGCCGCAGGTGCCGGTGCGCTGGCGCGAGAGCGCGGTGAGCGTCGGCTCCGGCCTGTGGTACGACCTCGGCCCGCACCTGATCGACCAGGCACGGCAGCTGTTCGGTATGCCTGAGGGGATTGTGCTGACGCGCGACATGGTGCGCGACGGCGCCGAGGTCGACGATTGCTTCCGCGCGCCGTTGCGCTACCCGCGGCTGCAGGTCGTGCTCGCCGCCAGCGCGCTGACCGCCGAGCCGGGCGCACGCTTCGCGGTGCACGGCACTGAAGCGAGCTACGTCAAGCACGGGCTCGACGAGCAGGAGGCGGCGCTCAAGGCCGGCCGCTTCCCGCCCGCCGCCGACTGGGGGCGCGATGTGCGCCACGGCACGCTGACGAGCTGGCAGGACGGCGCGCCGGTGTACGAGACGGTGCCGACGCGGCGCGGCGACTACCCGGCCTACTACGCGGCGCTGCGAGACGCGATCCGCGACGGCTCGGCCAACCCGGTGAGCGCCGACGACGCGATCGCCGTGATGACGCTGATCGAAGCCGGCTGCGTCAGCGCCGCCGAGCGGCGCGAGGTCGAGCTGAGCGGGGAGGGTAGAGCATGA
- a CDS encoding LysR family transcriptional regulator: MQQDLNDLYYFAQVADHQGFAPAGRALGIPKSKLSRRVALLEERLGVRLIQRSTRRFSVTEVGQRYYVHCKAMLVEADAAQDAIDVIRAEPQGIVRLSCPVALLHARVGAMLAEFMVEHPKVTVLLDATNRAVDVIGEGVDVAIRVRVPPLKNSDLVMKLLGKRTWCLVASPALLGKHGVPAVPADLSGLPSLDLGPPQPEHVWQLDGPDGAQAALHHTPRLVTDDMVMLREAAIAGAGVVTLPTMMIREELEQGRLVRVIPDWAPKGGVIHAVFPSRRGLLPAVRQLIDFLALRFGQLEEN; the protein is encoded by the coding sequence ATGCAACAGGATCTCAACGATCTCTATTACTTCGCTCAGGTGGCCGACCATCAAGGCTTTGCACCGGCCGGCCGGGCGCTGGGCATCCCGAAGTCGAAGCTGAGCCGCCGCGTCGCCCTGCTCGAGGAGCGGCTCGGTGTACGCTTGATCCAGCGCTCGACGCGCCGCTTCTCGGTCACCGAGGTCGGACAGCGCTACTACGTCCACTGCAAGGCCATGCTGGTCGAGGCGGATGCCGCGCAGGACGCCATCGACGTGATCCGCGCCGAACCGCAAGGGATCGTGCGCCTGAGTTGTCCGGTGGCGCTGCTGCACGCGCGGGTCGGCGCGATGTTGGCCGAGTTCATGGTCGAGCATCCAAAGGTGACCGTGCTACTGGACGCGACCAACCGGGCCGTCGACGTGATTGGCGAAGGGGTCGACGTGGCGATCCGCGTGCGCGTCCCGCCACTGAAGAACAGCGATCTGGTGATGAAGCTGTTGGGAAAACGGACCTGGTGTCTGGTGGCGAGCCCGGCGCTGCTGGGAAAGCATGGCGTGCCGGCGGTCCCGGCCGATCTGAGCGGCCTGCCGAGCCTGGACCTGGGACCGCCTCAACCCGAGCATGTCTGGCAACTCGACGGCCCCGACGGCGCGCAGGCGGCGCTGCACCATACGCCACGGCTGGTGACTGACGACATGGTCATGCTACGCGAGGCAGCAATCGCCGGAGCCGGCGTGGTAACCCTGCCGACGATGATGATCAGGGAAGAACTCGAACAGGGACGACTAGTGAGGGTCATTCCTGACTGGGCACCGAAGGGCGGTGTGATCCATGCCGTTTTCCCGTCGCGGCGCGGCCTGCTACCGGCCGTGCGCCAGCTGATCGACTTCCTGGCGCTGCGCTTTGGGCAGCTCGAAGAAAACTAG
- a CDS encoding pirin family protein: protein MKKILGVYSSPRAHWVGDGFPVRTLFSYQSHGQHTSPFLMLDFAGPAEFKPAARPRGVGQHPHRGFETVTIVYQGELEHRDSTGSGGRIGPGDVQWMTAASGILHEEFHSEAFTRSGGTLEMVQLWVNLPAKDKMAAPGYQTLLDADIPSVPLPDGTGRVRVIAGDYLGNKGPARTFTPMDVWDLQLKSGGYTELSVPAGRTLALIVLHGAVQVNGDAVAREAQMVMLDRDGTDIALEANSDATVLLLSGEPIDEPVVGYGPFVMNSQDEISEAIADFNSGRFGQLDEVP from the coding sequence ATGAAAAAAATTCTCGGCGTCTACAGCAGCCCCAGAGCGCATTGGGTCGGCGACGGTTTCCCGGTGCGCACGCTGTTCTCATATCAAAGCCACGGCCAACATACGAGCCCGTTCCTGATGCTCGATTTTGCCGGTCCGGCCGAATTCAAGCCGGCCGCGCGTCCGCGCGGCGTGGGTCAGCATCCGCATCGCGGCTTCGAAACGGTGACCATCGTCTACCAGGGCGAGCTGGAGCACCGCGACTCGACCGGCAGCGGCGGCCGCATCGGCCCCGGCGATGTGCAGTGGATGACCGCCGCCTCCGGCATCCTGCACGAGGAGTTCCACTCGGAGGCGTTCACCCGCAGCGGCGGCACGCTAGAGATGGTGCAGCTGTGGGTCAACCTGCCGGCCAAAGACAAGATGGCCGCACCGGGCTACCAGACCCTACTGGATGCCGACATCCCATCGGTCCCGTTACCGGATGGAACGGGCCGGGTGCGCGTCATCGCCGGAGACTACCTCGGCAACAAGGGGCCGGCGCGCACCTTCACGCCGATGGACGTGTGGGATCTGCAGCTGAAGAGCGGCGGCTACACTGAGCTGAGCGTCCCGGCCGGCCGCACGCTGGCGCTGATCGTGCTGCACGGCGCCGTACAGGTCAACGGCGACGCGGTAGCGCGCGAGGCGCAGATGGTGATGCTGGACCGCGACGGTACGGATATCGCGCTGGAAGCAAACAGCGACGCGACGGTGTTGCTGCTGAGCGGTGAGCCGATCGATGAACCGGTCGTCGGCTACGGTCCGTTCGTGATGAACAGCCAGGACGAAATCAGCGAGGCCATCGCCGATTTCAATAGCGGCCGCTTCGGCCAACTTGACGAGGTGCCTTAG
- a CDS encoding isochorismatase family protein, whose translation MPELRARAAALAKMATLSKLPVITTASVPQGPNGPLIPEIHENAPHAQYVARKGEINAWDNPDFVAAVKATGRKTLIIAGTITSVCMAFPAISAVTDGYKVFAVVDASGTYSKMAQEITLARVVQAGVVPMDTAAVASELQKTWNREDALQWAEVYTKIFPAYQLLIESYTKAQDVVTHHEELDSQR comes from the coding sequence ATGCCGGAGCTGCGGGCGCGCGCCGCCGCACTGGCCAAGATGGCGACGCTGTCCAAGCTCCCGGTCATCACCACCGCGTCGGTGCCGCAGGGCCCCAATGGTCCGCTGATTCCGGAAATTCACGAGAACGCGCCGCACGCCCAGTACGTCGCGCGCAAGGGCGAGATCAACGCCTGGGACAACCCGGACTTCGTCGCGGCGGTCAAGGCCACCGGGCGCAAGACCTTGATCATCGCCGGCACGATCACCAGCGTGTGCATGGCTTTCCCCGCCATCAGCGCGGTTACCGATGGCTACAAGGTGTTTGCCGTAGTCGACGCCTCGGGCACCTACTCGAAGATGGCACAGGAAATCACCTTGGCTCGCGTGGTACAGGCCGGCGTGGTACCGATGGATACCGCAGCGGTGGCCTCGGAGCTGCAAAAGACCTGGAACCGCGAGGATGCGCTGCAGTGGGCCGAGGTCTACACCAAGATTTTCCCGGCGTACCAGTTGCTGATCGAGAGCTACACGAAGGCGCAGGATGTGGTGACCCACCATGAGGAGCTGGATTCGCAGCGATAG
- a CDS encoding OsmC family protein → MRLIASASVTSTPFNYTHRVETAGFELLSDEPPSSGGQNAGPAPYDYLLASLGACTAITLRMYAEKKGWHIGELQISLTLSKDQEGRAWIERSISTDALLDDTQWARLLEIADKSPVTRTLLKGANISTSRAAPENV, encoded by the coding sequence ATGAGACTGATCGCGTCCGCAAGTGTCACCTCCACCCCCTTCAACTATACGCACCGCGTCGAGACCGCCGGCTTCGAGTTGTTGAGCGACGAGCCTCCCTCGTCGGGAGGCCAGAACGCCGGGCCGGCCCCCTACGACTACCTGCTGGCGAGCCTGGGAGCGTGTACCGCAATCACGCTGCGGATGTACGCCGAGAAAAAAGGCTGGCACATCGGCGAACTCCAGATATCGCTGACGCTTTCAAAGGACCAGGAAGGCCGGGCATGGATCGAACGGAGCATCAGCACCGATGCGCTCTTGGACGACACCCAGTGGGCCCGGCTGCTCGAGATCGCGGATAAGTCGCCGGTCACCCGGACGCTGCTCAAGGGGGCGAACATCTCGACGTCGCGTGCGGCCCCGGAAAACGTCTGA
- a CDS encoding helix-turn-helix domain-containing protein: METGSFTAAAARLDLSKSVVSKRIGDLEAALGTQLLHRSTRGEGVADGSWPAFLSEGALLRK; encoded by the coding sequence ATGGAGACCGGCAGTTTCACCGCGGCCGCCGCACGTCTCGACCTCTCGAAGTCGGTCGTCAGCAAGCGCATCGGCGATCTCGAGGCCGCCCTCGGGACGCAATTGCTGCATCGGTCGACGCGGGGGGAGGGGGTCGCCGACGGATCGTGGCCAGCTTTTCTATCTGAAGGGGCTTTGTTGCGCAAATAA
- a CDS encoding aminoacyl-tRNA deacylase, which produces MAIAITLSEYLERSGMEYDVVRHPVSQYSMETAELAHIPGDRVAKTVLLEDERGFVAAVLPSTCHVQLSVLRRDTGRPLRFAREEELSELFKDCEVGAIPPLAPVYGGMATYVDDSLLQEADVYFEAGDHRELIHMRTDAFMKLMAGAERGHFSRHL; this is translated from the coding sequence ATGGCGATCGCTATCACCCTATCCGAATACCTGGAACGTTCTGGCATGGAGTATGACGTCGTGCGGCACCCGGTCAGCCAGTACAGCATGGAGACCGCCGAGCTCGCCCATATCCCGGGCGACCGTGTGGCCAAGACCGTGCTGCTGGAAGATGAGCGGGGCTTTGTCGCGGCGGTGCTGCCGTCGACCTGCCACGTGCAGCTTTCGGTGCTGCGTCGCGACACCGGGCGTCCGTTGCGCTTCGCCCGCGAGGAAGAGTTGAGCGAGCTGTTCAAGGACTGCGAAGTGGGGGCCATCCCTCCGCTCGCGCCGGTCTATGGCGGCATGGCCACCTATGTCGACGACTCCCTGTTGCAGGAGGCAGACGTGTACTTCGAGGCCGGAGACCACCGGGAACTGATCCACATGCGCACCGATGCCTTCATGAAGCTGATGGCTGGGGCAGAGCGCGGACACTTCAGCCGGCATCTATGA